The Candidatus Bipolaricaulota bacterium genome has a segment encoding these proteins:
- a CDS encoding O-acetyl-ADP-ribose deacetylase, whose product MPEPVKRRIGNTDLVVLQGDITEQATDAIVNAANSGLRGGGGVDGAIHRAAGPVIDDECREYVRKHGKLPPGKAMWTHAGNLPAKYVIHTVGPIYRNDEVSAPVLASAYRESLLLAEKLGLESVSFPAISTGVYGYPVEKAAAVAVRAIVEHLRPGSPLKLVQLVCFTDAAFAAFQKAVEAICGNAH is encoded by the coding sequence ATGCCTGAGCCAGTGAAGCGGAGGATCGGGAATACCGACCTCGTCGTCCTCCAAGGGGACATCACTGAACAGGCGACCGATGCGATCGTCAACGCGGCGAACTCCGGGCTGCGCGGTGGTGGCGGGGTCGACGGGGCGATCCACCGCGCCGCCGGACCGGTGATCGATGATGAGTGCCGGGAATACGTGCGGAAGCACGGGAAGCTCCCGCCCGGGAAGGCGATGTGGACCCATGCGGGAAACCTCCCGGCAAAGTACGTCATCCACACGGTAGGGCCGATCTACCGGAACGATGAGGTTTCAGCTCCGGTGTTGGCAAGCGCGTACCGGGAGTCCCTCCTCCTTGCCGAGAAGCTGGGATTGGAGAGCGTATCGTTTCCGGCGATCAGTACCGGTGTGTACGGCTACCCCGTTGAGAAAGCGGCCGCCGTTGCGGTCAGGGCGATCGTCGAGCACCTGCGGCCCGGCTCCCCGCTCAAGTTGGTTCAACTCGTCTGCTTCACCGATGCCGCCTTCGCAGCGTTCCAAAAGGCGGTGGAGGCCATCTGCGGGAATGCTCACTGA
- a CDS encoding PKD domain-containing protein, whose protein sequence is MRNISSTWMVKAILLVAALGVVTLTGCDLLDQLFGGTPPSGGTGDAPTAVITARIADQMVDRGDNPDHRPPISYVFSALDSLDKFGDPIRRGIQEVAWDFSDGGTRGFEWNDYTTRHLYYEEGTYTVTLTVREPETYGNATDTAQKTITIGPGWLKIDSVTTTPRQDGQFNVTIAVHNQSNQALKRIAVALLDDNGGTARGADVTLETPLAPNGAYTFTTVIGGWTGTLRAIPLWCYPPSAG, encoded by the coding sequence ATGCGCAACATCAGTTCAACATGGATGGTTAAAGCAATACTACTTGTCGCTGCCCTCGGCGTGGTTACGCTCACCGGGTGTGACCTTCTCGACCAGCTCTTCGGCGGGACCCCGCCCAGCGGCGGAACAGGTGACGCGCCCACAGCGGTGATAACCGCCCGAATTGCTGATCAGATGGTGGACAGGGGTGACAATCCGGACCACCGCCCACCGATATCCTACGTGTTCAGCGCTCTTGACTCACTCGATAAGTTCGGCGACCCGATCAGGCGGGGAATTCAAGAAGTGGCGTGGGACTTCAGCGATGGTGGTACCCGCGGGTTCGAGTGGAACGATTACACCACCCGACATCTCTACTACGAGGAGGGGACCTACACTGTGACCCTAACCGTACGCGAGCCGGAGACCTACGGCAATGCGACGGACACGGCACAGAAGACAATCACCATCGGTCCCGGATGGCTGAAGATCGACAGCGTGACGACGACTCCCCGCCAAGATGGGCAGTTCAACGTCACAATCGCCGTGCATAATCAGAGCAACCAGGCGCTGAAGCGAATCGCGGTCGCATTGCTCGATGACAACGGAGGGACGGCGCGGGGAGCCGATGTAACATTGGAAACCCCGCTCGCTCCGAACGGGGCGTATACGTTCACAACCGTGATCGGCGGCTGGACAGGTACGCTTCGTGCTATCCCGTTGTGGTGCTATCCTCCTTCAGCTGGATAA